A region from the Desulfomarina profundi genome encodes:
- a CDS encoding LegC family aminotransferase — protein sequence MFKSFVDCVRDIYRCDAFIPLHEPRFTGREKEYVMETINSTFVSSVGSFVEKFERLVADYTGCRYAVATVNGTAALHMSLLLADVGQNDEVITQSLTFAATCAAIRYCGANPVFVDVDRTSLGLSPESLLEFLHENTEKDRRGLCRNRQSGKIIRACVPMHTFGHPARLTEIAEICSEYNLVLIEDAAESLGSMYKNRHTGRFGKMSVFSFNGNKIITTGGGGMIVTDDESLAVRAKHLTTTAKKKHPWLYEHDEVGFNYRMPNLNAALGCAQMEQLKNFVIRKRELASEYTTWAGQQRVELVTEPVDAYSNYWLNALLLKDRNERDSFLEFTNGNGVMTRPVWKPLHTLPMYKRDFSRNLQNTNWLAERLVNIPSSVVLNDE from the coding sequence ATGTTTAAGAGTTTCGTTGATTGTGTTCGAGATATTTATCGATGTGATGCTTTTATTCCTCTCCATGAACCGAGGTTTACCGGCAGAGAAAAAGAGTATGTCATGGAGACAATCAATTCCACTTTTGTCTCAAGTGTTGGAAGCTTTGTGGAGAAGTTTGAACGGCTGGTTGCAGATTATACCGGTTGCAGGTACGCTGTAGCCACGGTGAATGGCACAGCCGCGTTGCATATGTCTCTTCTGCTGGCGGATGTCGGTCAGAATGATGAGGTGATTACCCAGTCGCTGACCTTTGCTGCCACCTGTGCTGCCATACGATATTGCGGTGCGAATCCTGTCTTTGTAGATGTGGACAGGACCTCTCTGGGACTGTCACCGGAAAGTCTTCTTGAATTTCTACATGAAAACACAGAGAAGGACCGGAGGGGGTTGTGTCGCAACAGACAAAGCGGCAAAATAATAAGGGCATGTGTACCTATGCATACTTTTGGTCATCCTGCCCGGCTAACTGAAATTGCTGAAATCTGCAGTGAGTATAATCTGGTTTTGATTGAAGATGCGGCTGAATCACTTGGCAGTATGTATAAGAATAGACATACTGGCAGATTCGGGAAAATGTCTGTTTTCAGCTTTAATGGGAATAAAATTATTACTACCGGTGGTGGTGGAATGATTGTTACAGATGATGAATCCCTGGCTGTCAGGGCAAAGCATCTGACAACCACTGCCAAAAAAAAACACCCGTGGCTCTATGAACATGATGAAGTGGGGTTTAACTATCGCATGCCCAATCTAAATGCTGCCCTTGGTTGTGCCCAGATGGAACAATTGAAAAATTTTGTCATCAGAAAGAGGGAACTTGCCTCTGAATACACAACATGGGCTGGGCAGCAACGTGTTGAACTGGTTACTGAACCTGTTGATGCTTACTCTAATTACTGGCTCAATGCGCTATTGCTTAAGGACAGAAACGAGAGGGATTCGTTTCTTGAATTTACTAACGGTAATGGAGTAATGACCCGGCCGGTATGGAAGCCGCTTCATACTCTTCCCATGTATAAGCGTGATTTTTCCAGAAACCTGCAGAATACTAACTGGCTTGCAGAGAGATTGGTCAATATTCCCAGCAGTGTGGTCCTTAATGACGAATAA
- the neuC gene encoding UDP-N-acetylglucosamine 2-epimerase: MTNKRKICVMTGTRAEYGLLVPLLKKIQNSEKLKLQLIVTGTHLSPEFGLTYKEIPVDGFGIDRKIEMLLSSDSPVGIGKSMGVAQIGFADAFEDLKPDMLVVLGDRFEILSAVSTALIFRIPVAHIHGGELTEGAVDDAIRHAVSKMSHLHFTATDSYRNRVIQLGEQPDTVYRVGALGLENINNIDLLEREEFEKSIDFKLGEKNLLVTFHPETLGENSVGKQFGELLDALDSLDDTKIIFTKPNADTDGRIIIQMIDEYVKKNRENTRAFSSLGQVRFLSALQFMDGVVGNSSSGIIEVPSFGIGTVNIGDRQKGRLFAESVISCRPERKDIEKALEQLYKKEFRESLNTITNPYMGKDVSRKIVTVIEEYNWEKSLKKSFYDIEFS; encoded by the coding sequence ATGACGAATAAAAGAAAAATATGTGTGATGACGGGGACGCGTGCGGAATATGGCCTGTTGGTTCCCCTGCTGAAAAAGATTCAGAACTCAGAAAAACTGAAGCTTCAGCTCATTGTTACCGGTACTCACCTTTCTCCTGAGTTTGGCTTGACCTATAAGGAAATTCCTGTTGATGGCTTTGGGATTGACAGGAAAATTGAAATGCTGCTCTCTTCAGATTCTCCTGTTGGAATCGGCAAGTCCATGGGGGTTGCACAAATTGGTTTTGCTGACGCGTTTGAGGATCTTAAGCCGGACATGCTGGTAGTTCTCGGAGACAGGTTTGAAATTCTGTCTGCCGTGTCAACGGCTCTCATTTTCAGAATCCCTGTGGCTCACATCCACGGTGGAGAATTGACGGAGGGTGCGGTTGATGATGCGATCCGGCATGCGGTGAGTAAGATGTCACATCTGCATTTTACAGCAACTGATTCTTACAGAAACAGGGTTATTCAACTGGGAGAACAACCTGACACTGTATATCGGGTAGGTGCCCTTGGTCTGGAAAATATAAACAATATTGATTTACTCGAAAGAGAGGAATTTGAAAAAAGCATAGATTTTAAACTTGGGGAAAAAAATCTTCTTGTCACTTTTCATCCGGAAACTCTCGGGGAAAATTCGGTCGGTAAACAGTTTGGAGAACTGCTTGATGCACTGGACTCTCTAGACGACACAAAAATTATTTTCACCAAGCCCAATGCTGATACGGATGGTAGAATCATCATTCAAATGATCGATGAGTATGTAAAAAAGAACCGGGAAAACACCAGGGCTTTTTCTTCTCTCGGACAGGTTCGATTTCTTTCAGCTCTGCAGTTTATGGATGGTGTCGTTGGGAATTCTTCAAGTGGTATCATTGAAGTGCCGAGTTTTGGCATAGGTACTGTAAATATTGGTGACCGGCAGAAAGGCCGACTGTTTGCCGAAAGTGTCATTTCGTGCAGACCGGAGAGAAAGGATATTGAGAAAGCACTTGAGCAGCTGTACAAAAAAGAGTTCAGGGAATCGTTAAATACCATTACCAATCCCTATATGGGAAAAGACGTTTCCCGAAAGATTGTGACGGTTATTGAAGAGTATAATTGGGAAAAATCCTTGAAAAAAAGTTTTTATGATATCGAATTTTCATAG
- a CDS encoding DUF354 domain-containing protein, translating to MSYNKKVFLIDILHPAHVHFFRNVIMELKNLGHKVIITAREKEISIDLLEAYDLDYHLISRQRNGIMLFWEMIVRTFRLMVICRREKPDLLMGIMGPSIALAGFLLRIPRWIFYDTENAWMTNCFAYPLATRIYTPQCYLSKQRSNETRYPGYHELAYLHPNRFQIDKKIVEKYGIDPDAPYVIVRFVSWQASHDAGEKGLSIEQKVELVDHLEQFADVYISSESPLPENLSARRLNAAIEDIHHILACSRLVVGESATMASEAAVLGTKAIFISDTKRGYTLEQEKLYNLVGNFSCSQLKKVHSLIQEELSDPSSVEDRKKAHQRLLQDRIDVSSFILDEISEKITS from the coding sequence ATGAGTTACAATAAAAAAGTTTTTCTTATCGATATTCTCCATCCGGCCCATGTGCACTTTTTCCGCAATGTGATCATGGAACTGAAAAACCTGGGTCACAAGGTGATTATCACTGCCCGCGAAAAGGAAATCAGCATTGATCTGCTTGAGGCATATGATCTGGATTATCATCTTATAAGCAGACAACGTAATGGAATAATGCTTTTTTGGGAAATGATTGTTCGCACCTTTCGGTTAATGGTGATATGTCGCAGGGAAAAACCTGATCTGCTGATGGGTATCATGGGGCCATCAATTGCTCTGGCCGGTTTTCTTCTGCGGATCCCCAGGTGGATTTTCTACGATACAGAAAATGCCTGGATGACCAACTGTTTTGCCTATCCTCTGGCAACCCGGATCTATACCCCCCAATGTTATCTGAGCAAACAGCGGAGTAATGAAACCCGGTACCCGGGATATCATGAGCTGGCTTATCTCCACCCGAATCGTTTTCAGATTGACAAAAAGATTGTTGAAAAATATGGCATAGATCCTGATGCTCCCTATGTAATTGTCCGCTTTGTCAGCTGGCAGGCCTCACATGATGCTGGTGAAAAAGGTCTCTCAATCGAGCAGAAGGTGGAGCTGGTAGACCATCTTGAACAATTTGCAGATGTTTATATTTCTTCCGAATCCCCCCTGCCAGAAAACCTGTCGGCAAGACGACTGAATGCGGCAATTGAAGACATACACCATATTCTGGCCTGCTCCCGTCTTGTCGTTGGAGAAAGTGCCACCATGGCCTCAGAAGCTGCCGTTCTTGGGACTAAGGCTATATTCATTTCTGATACCAAGCGTGGATACACTCTGGAGCAGGAAAAACTATACAATCTTGTTGGGAATTTTTCATGCTCCCAGCTCAAAAAAGTCCACTCACTGATCCAGGAGGAACTTTCCGATCCGTCGTCCGTGGAAGACAGGAAAAAAGCCCATCAGCGTTTATTACAGGATCGCATTGATGTCAGTTCATTTATTCTTGATGAAATCTCTGAAAAAATAACCTCCTGA
- a CDS encoding NAD-dependent 4,6-dehydratase LegB, whose amino-acid sequence MGKRVLVTGADGFIGSHLTEMLAQKGYRVKALAQYNSFNDWGWLEESEFLEKIEVVTGDVRDPFFCKEITKDIDCIYHLAALIAIPYSYIAPASYVDTNITGTLNICQAALENNVPRVIHTSTSEVYGTAQYVPIDEEHPLQAQSPYSATKIAADAMAISFYNAFNLPVIIVRPFNTYGPRQSVRAVIPTIITQIAAGKKIIRLGDLSPTRDFNYVEDTCRGFMALAECDSAVGQVINIGSNFEISIADTLNLIKELMDSDVIFQTEKERVRPEKSEVFRLWCDNSKIRELTGFQPEVSIREGLQRTITWLSRPENLKKFKTDIYNV is encoded by the coding sequence ATGGGAAAAAGAGTTCTCGTCACCGGGGCAGATGGTTTTATCGGCTCACACTTAACTGAAATGCTGGCACAGAAGGGATATCGGGTGAAGGCCCTGGCTCAGTATAATTCCTTTAATGACTGGGGTTGGCTGGAAGAAAGTGAGTTTCTGGAAAAAATAGAGGTAGTGACCGGAGATGTACGGGATCCTTTCTTCTGCAAGGAGATAACAAAAGATATTGATTGTATTTATCATCTTGCAGCTCTTATTGCCATTCCTTACTCATATATTGCTCCGGCAAGTTATGTCGATACAAATATTACCGGCACATTGAATATATGTCAGGCCGCCCTGGAAAATAATGTACCCCGTGTTATTCATACTTCAACAAGTGAGGTATATGGAACGGCCCAATATGTACCCATTGACGAAGAACACCCTCTACAGGCCCAATCTCCATACAGTGCCACGAAAATTGCGGCGGATGCTATGGCAATCAGTTTTTATAATGCATTCAATCTTCCCGTGATTATTGTCAGGCCATTTAATACCTATGGTCCCAGGCAGTCTGTCAGAGCTGTAATCCCTACAATCATTACCCAGATCGCTGCGGGAAAGAAAATTATCAGGCTGGGAGATCTTTCCCCCACCAGAGATTTCAATTATGTGGAGGATACCTGCAGAGGATTCATGGCTCTTGCGGAATGTGATTCCGCTGTGGGACAGGTGATCAATATCGGGTCCAATTTTGAGATATCCATTGCTGATACGTTAAACCTTATCAAGGAACTGATGGACAGTGATGTCATTTTTCAAACTGAAAAAGAGAGAGTGCGACCTGAAAAATCAGAAGTTTTCAGACTCTGGTGTGATAACAGTAAAATAAGGGAGTTGACCGGATTCCAACCAGAAGTGTCGATCCGGGAAGGACTGCAGCGCACTATAACCTGGCTCTCCCGACCAGAAAATCTGAAAAAATTTAAAACTGATATATATAATGTTTAA